The genomic segment CGGCGCAGGCAGCGCGCATCCCCCGGATTCGCAAGGCAGCGCGCGGCGTCAGGCGGGCTCAGCAGGGCCGTGAAGGCGGACAGCAGGAATTCTTCCAGCGCCGCATACGCTGCGGGGTGCCGCAGCCACTGGTCGCCGAAGCGGTCGATGTTGCGCGTCAGGCCCAGCACGGCCTGCCACCAGGCGGCCACTTCGGGTACCTGGCGCGAATGCGCGAGTGCGAATCTTGGCGTCCCGTCGATGCCCCATGCCATCGTGCGCTCGTGCACCACGCTGCGCGGCACCTGGAGCAGGAGCATCGTGCAATCCCCGCTCCACACCATGCGGCTCTCGATATGGGGTTGCAGCACACTCAGGACGCCGGGGTCGACAGACACGCTTTCCGTGCCGCAGGCCAACTGCGCGCTGCCGCTCAACGGCAGTTGCACCATGTAGAAGTCACCGCGCTCGCCGGGGTCGATGAGCACCTGCGCACCATAGTGCAGCACGTTCAGCGATACCCGCGCCAGGCGCACCTGGTTGTGGGCCACATCCAGTTGCCCGGGCTTGCCGTGCAGTTCCAGCCGGTGCGGCGAAAAAAACCGCCCGATGCGCTCTCTGGCGTCCTCGACGTTTTGCGAACGCACCAAGGGAAAGGTATCGAGCAATTGCGTATGCGCGGCGATGGTCATCGTGGTAATGGGTGGTGGAATACGGAAATTGAACCTGAACCAAATCTTCGAGCATTTGCCCTACTCTCACGGACAGTTGCGTAAGCAATAGCGCGACAGACAACACCAAAACTATGATCCAACTACTACGAATACAATAATTCCAGAAGACTATTGCAAAACAGATCCGGGTCTTCCAGCATCATCATATGCCCACATCCAGCCAGTACCAAACTGCTGGCAGCGCCTTGTCGAACCCATTCAGGTACATTCCAATTTCCTGCGGATCGGCTACCAGCAACAAGGTGCAAAGGGGTGCCGTACTGCATCAATTTGCGTACCGTATTCAAATAGGCTCGATCGGCGGTTTCTTTCACCACCGCGCGCGCCATTGCCTGCAGCGTAGCAGCCGATTGGTTATGCAGGATGCAGTTGGCCATTTGCAATCGCTCCGTAGTGACGGCGATCTCCCCCTTGGCCAGCCAGTCCGCCGGTTGGTTCTGAATGCGCTGTAATTCTGCTTGCCACTCTGCGGCTGGCAGCGGAGCGATGCGGCGACACATGAATGCATCATCCAGCGTGAAATTACCTTCAACACTGATGATGCTTTTGACCAGTTGCGGTGCGAGCTCCGCCGACAGCATCGCTACAGCTGCACCCACACTATGTCCGAGCAGATGGCATGGGCCAGAGTCGAGCGCATGCAAAAAGCGCACGATTTCATTGGCTTGTACCGCCAAGCTCAGTTCGATAGGTGCGGCGCGTCCACCATAGCCCAGCAGGTCTGGTGTGTGCACTGCGACACCGGACATTCGTATAGTCGGTTGAAAGAAATGCAGCGGGCCGAAGAGGCCATGCACCATCACCAATGGTATGTCTCGTTGCATGCACTTACCCTTATGAGAAGTGTCAGATTTTGGCATCACCAAGATCCAACCATGTTGAATGGCTCAACTTTGCTTAACCTGTCGATGCAGCTTGATCTGCGGTCTGTTTAGCATGTAGCGCGTCAAGTGGCATCAAAATCAGGTATAGCAACGCAAATCAGATGCTTGGGGCGCAACAACGGAGACCGCCGTCGGGCCGTTGGCCTGACACAGGAACAACTCGCCGAGTACCTCGATATCGACACCCTGACCGTGTCGCGCCACGGAACGGGCAACATCCTCCTTCCATTGACAGTGGTGGAACAGTGTAGTGTCGAAGCGAAGTAAAGCATCCGGCCCTGCATCAGGGCTTTCCCTGTCGCCCCGATTCTTCGGGAATCGGACAGTCAGGCGCGGTAACCGGATAGCACTCGGCAGTGGATTCGTGCAGGATTCGCGCCATGCGTACTGCCCGAATTCGCCAGGATGACGCGCTCATCGTCGGCAGCGGCATCAACTCGCTGGTGTGCGCGGCGCTGCTTGCGCGCAGTGGCCGCCGGGTGCGGGTTCTGGAGCGCGAGCGCGTGCTCGGCGGCTGCATCCGCACCGATGAACTGACGCTGCCCGGGCTGCGCCACGACACCTTGTCCACCGCGCATCCGCTGTTCGTGGCGGGGCCGGCCTACGCCTTGCTGGGCAAGGCCCTGCACGAGGCTGGATTGGCGTACTGCAACACCGATTCGCCCACCGGCGTTTTATTGCCGGATGGCCGCCATCTGGTGCTGTCGACCGCGCGTGCCGCCAACTGCCAGCGCTTCGATCAGGCCCACCCCGGCGACGGCGCCGCCTACGGCGCGGCGCTCGGCGAGGTCGAGGCCCGGGCGCCGCTGCTGTTCCCGCTGCTGGGCAATGAGCTATGGCGCATCGGCACGGCCCGGGCGCTGGCCACTGCGGCCTGCCAGCAGGGGCCGCATGCCCTGTGCGGCTTCTTCGGCCAGGCGCTCACGCCCGCGCGGGCCTGGCTGTCGCAGGCGTTTGGCTCGGACTTGGTCGGCGCGCTGCTCGCCCCGTGGGTGTTGCACTGCGGTCTGGGGCCGGACGCCCCTTTGTCGGCGCTGATGGCCAAGGTCGTGGCGTTCACGCTCGAAGCCGTCGGCATGCCGCTGGTGCAGGGCGGCAACGCGAACACGGTGCGCGCTTTCGAGCGGCTGATTCGCGCCGCCGGCGGCGAATTGGAAACCGGGGCCGATGTCGAGCGCGTGCTGGTCGAGCGCGGCTGCGCCGCCGGTGTGCGCCTGGCCGATGGCCGCGAGTACCGCGCCCGCGACGTGATCTGCAACGTCACGCCGACCCAGCTCTACCAGCGCCTGCTCGATCCCGCGCAGGTGCCGGCCGGGATCGCCGCCCAGGCGCGCCAATGGCGCTACGGCAAGGGCAACCTGCAAATCCATTTGGCGCTGTCGCAGCCGCCGCGATGGCCCGATGCGGCGCTGGATCGCGTCGGCTACCTGCACCTGACGAGCGGCGCCGACGCCGTCTCGCGCGCGGTCAACGAGGCCGAGCGCGGCCTGCTGCCGGCCGAGCCTACGATCTGCGTGGCCCAGCCCACCGCGCTGGACCCGAGCCGCGCGCCCGAGGGCCGCCACATCCTGTGGATACAGCTACCCGAATGCCCGCGCGAACCCGTTGGCGACGCGGCGGGCCTCATCGCGGTGCCCGCAGGCGCGCGCTGGACGACCCCGTTGCGCGAAGCCTATGCCGAGCGCGTCATCGAGCGCCTCGCGCGCCAGGTGCCGAATTTGCGGGACAGCCTG from the Verminephrobacter eiseniae EF01-2 genome contains:
- a CDS encoding AraC family transcriptional regulator produces the protein MTIAAHTQLLDTFPLVRSQNVEDARERIGRFFSPHRLELHGKPGQLDVAHNQVRLARVSLNVLHYGAQVLIDPGERGDFYMVQLPLSGSAQLACGTESVSVDPGVLSVLQPHIESRMVWSGDCTMLLLQVPRSVVHERTMAWGIDGTPRFALAHSRQVPEVAAWWQAVLGLTRNIDRFGDQWLRHPAAYAALEEFLLSAFTALLSPPDAARCLANPGDARCLRRAKEYIHANPERALRCADIASHACVSPRTLEAVFKRCGEVSPLAYARRCRLQAVHEALRLARHEGRAVNVTEVALSYGFLHMGRFAAQYREQFACSPSETLRPH
- a CDS encoding alpha/beta fold hydrolase — protein: MQRDIPLVMVHGLFGPLHFFQPTIRMSGVAVHTPDLLGYGGRAAPIELSLAVQANEIVRFLHALDSGPCHLLGHSVGAAVAMLSAELAPQLVKSIISVEGNFTLDDAFMCRRIAPLPAAEWQAELQRIQNQPADWLAKGEIAVTTERLQMANCILHNQSAATLQAMARAVVKETADRAYLNTVRKLMQYGTPLHLVAGSRSAGNWNVPEWVRQGAASSLVLAGCGHMMMLEDPDLFCNSLLELLYS
- a CDS encoding phytoene desaturase family protein — translated: MRTARIRQDDALIVGSGINSLVCAALLARSGRRVRVLERERVLGGCIRTDELTLPGLRHDTLSTAHPLFVAGPAYALLGKALHEAGLAYCNTDSPTGVLLPDGRHLVLSTARAANCQRFDQAHPGDGAAYGAALGEVEARAPLLFPLLGNELWRIGTARALATAACQQGPHALCGFFGQALTPARAWLSQAFGSDLVGALLAPWVLHCGLGPDAPLSALMAKVVAFTLEAVGMPLVQGGNANTVRAFERLIRAAGGELETGADVERVLVERGCAAGVRLADGREYRARDVICNVTPTQLYQRLLDPAQVPAGIAAQARQWRYGKGNLQIHLALSQPPRWPDAALDRVGYLHLTSGADAVSRAVNEAERGLLPAEPTICVAQPTALDPSRAPEGRHILWIQLPECPREPVGDAAGLIAVPAGARWTTPLREAYAERVIERLARQVPNLRDSLLARAVLSPTDLEGLNMNLVGGDPYGGDCSLDQSFLWRPLRATRNHETHLAHLWHIGASTHPGPGLGGGSGLHLAKALGAA